TGAAACACTCAGACAGCTCCTCACTCTGATCTATCTTCCTGGTCCCCTTGGGATGAAGCAGCGTCCTGTTGGTTTTCACTGCAGCAGAAGAGAATCCTCCCCCAGGGCAGAACTGCTGGGCCACCAGAGTACCCCTCTGCTCTTTGCCCTCAGGGCATCTTGATCTGCAGGGTGGGAGGAACTGCCCCAGTCCTCAAAAATGAACTCTTTATGGATTCCTCTTCTACCATGATGTCAATGTCTCTTTTGTCTTCTCTAGCCCTTGGCTGTGGATCCCAAGCTGTGTGCCAAGGAGCTCAGGGCACAAACTCGCTGTTGGCAAACCCTCTGGGcttattgaaatatttgaaagatgAGCAGTGCCATCTGCTGGAAAAGACTGGAAAGTACCAGTCCAAGGTATTTTATAGTTTCAACGTTAGACTATGCACCATTACAggttacaggtatgcaccagcatgcctggctaatttttgtagttttaatagagacggagtttcaccatgttggtcaggctggtctcaaactcctgacttcatgatctgcccaccacggCTTCCtaaagagcattttttcatgttcgtTGGCCACTTGcaggtcttcttttgaaaagtgtccgttcacattctttgcttattttttaattgcaattTTGTTCCtgcttgttgagttgtttaagttccgtgtagattctggatattagagctttgccagatgcatagattgcagatatttctcccattctataggctgTTTACTGTGTTGCTAATTTCTTTTACTGTGGagaagcgctttagtttaatgaggtcacatttgtcaatttttgtttttggttgcaaatgcttttggtgtcttcatcatgataTCTTTGTCAGGCCGTATGTCCAAAGTggcatttcctaggttatcttccaggatttttatagttttaggacttacatttaaatctttaattcatgtcgagttattttacatatatggtgaaaggtagaggttcagtttcattctcctacacatggctagccagttatcccagcaccatttattgaattaggactctttcctcattgctttttttgttgattttgttgaaaGTTAGAAGGTGTGAAGGTTTCTTTCTGAGCTGTCTATTCTGTACCACTGATCTAAgtgtctattttggtaccagtaccattctgttttgatcACCGTAGCCttatattatagtttgaagtcaggctaTGTGgtgtctctggctttgttctttttgcttatgattgttttggctatttgggctcttttttaacTCCAAAGAACTTTTAGATTAGATTTGTCTAATTTTGtggaaaatgacattggtattgatagagatagtgttgcatgtataaattgcttttggaagtatggccattttagctATATTGATTCtccaacccatgagcatgaaatatttttccatgtatttgtgttgtctctgatttttttcagccATGTTTTGTAGATTCTCTTTTTCCACACAAAGTCTGGCAGAATCACTCATTTATTACTCCATATCAtggaggaaaaatgaaataacattaaTTCTCTACTGAGTAATACAACAAAATTCTAAACTCAGTAGGTTTTTGGGAAATATAACTCTTTATTTAAATATCAGTACAGAACAATAAATTACTAAAGGAAACAatcattaatataaattttttcttattaaataatttaaaaattctctttcagGACACGGAAAGAATCCCCAGAGGTCTGAAGTCTAACGTGATTATTTTACTGACGATATCATTTGCAAGAAAGAGATCATCATTCAAAGAAGTACTTGACTTTccaaacaaaaagagaagaaagagaatgatATATCTTGTTTAGTCAGCCAGAACTTTAAGTGCAGGAATTCCATCAGGTAGCACCAACAGAAAATTGCATAATACGTTAGGAATAATCACTGGTTAAATTGTTGGCAAAAGGAATCAAGGCAGTGAATGAGCTATTGGGTCCATGGTGTCATCATGATCTGCTGGAGGCCGCTGGACATACACCGTAGGTGGTGGGCAGCTGGCCAGACAGAAGGGTGAGTTTGATCAAACCGTGCTCACAGGGGCTTTTTGGTATCATCTTTAACCTTCAGAAAGGACCCAAATATTGGTTTAAGAGGCAGAGAACCCGGATCACTTTTCCACGGTAATCTTTCCCTAGTCACTCTATGTCTCAGAACCCCCTGCACTAAGGGACCTATTTTTCCCTTGAGCCTCAACCCTGGCGACTGCAGCTTGGACCTACCTCTTTCCTCCTTTGTCACATCACAGAGTCAGCCCAGGCCCTGCACCTGACCAGGGGATGGAGTGGAGGGGCCCACAGGTCTGAAGCTGGTAGTGATGGGTCCACGCCCTCACTCAAGGCCCTCTTTATCATCTGATGACAGGGTCTAAAACATGGCAAGGGGTGGGGCAGACTTCCAAAGAGAGGGCTCTGTATTCCTGTGCCCTTGGCCTTTGGTGGGCCTGCAGGCAAACAtccttctttccccttcttcTTGAGCATCACCTCACACTGGGAGCAGCACCCATAGTTCTGAAGGTGACTGTTCCTGTTCCACCTTATCCATTCCTTATCCAGCCCAGTGGTGCCCGTGGAACCCCAGCAGCAGCTCAGATGCCCCTTCCTCTGAGTCCACTCTGCTCCTGGCAGGGCTATGACTGGGCTCAGGATCTGGGGTGTGCAGGAGGGTGATGGCAGGGGAGCTGCCTCAGGGCCCAGACTCAAACCCCACGGGTACATgggactgactttttaaaaatccttctctTGAACAGCCTCTactcttcaccttccaccttaATTCCTGGAACCTAAGCCACTTTCTGTGGGAAGGCAGCCCTGCACTCCCTCCTTTTCAATTAGGTGTACCAAGGctctcccagccccctcctcctgggATTACACCCAGATCTCTCTCTTAGCCTCAGAGATGGAATCCCCTTTCCCTTGTCACACCTCATGTAAAGCTACCATGATGCACCTAACCCAATTAAGAGGACTGCCCATGTCTGAATACCTGCTGCCTGCAGGCCACACACCCTTCCTGAATAGGAACCTGCTCTGAATCAGGCCTGAACTTGCTAAACCTTCTCAAGCTCAACAGACCCTGAGCCTTGGTATGggcccctccctttccctctggACTCTGAAGGTGAGAATCCATCAGAACTCAGGGCTGAGCTGCCCAGGTCATTGCCAACATTGCCAACAGGCGACACAAGGTCTCATTCACCTGTCTCATGTTAGGATGAGAAGGTCCCAGCCACAGGGAGGGGCGGGACTCCGGGAATTCTCTTTCCCCATCCTGCCTCCTCACCCACCTGCTCCTTGCTCCACTTCCAATTCTGCCCACGGTACCTGTCACTCTAAAGGACTGTCCTCAGATGCCAAGGAGGATGAAGCAGGGGAGGATGATGAGGAGGCAGCAGAGGATGAGGGTGGTGGCTGTGGCCCTGAGTTGGGTTGTGCCTGAGGACATGGCGAGTGGTGCTGAAATGCAAACACAAAAGTGACAACCCTTGTCCAGGCCCCAAATCTGAGGAGACACCTCCTCAGTTCCTGCCACCCTAGCTCATCCTGGAAGGCAAAAGTTTTGTCCCCTCCCCCCTGGTGTGGGGCAGCCAGTATGACAGGTCCTGGCTTAGGAAGGGAGACGGGGTGTGTCTTGTCCTCAGGGAGTTCACACAGCTGCTGAGGGAAGCAAGGTGACAACGCACCCCACCCTCCTGCTGTGGGGGAAGAGGAGGTGATGACCCAGAGTTGGGGAGGGGAGGATCTCTGGGCTGGTGTTGGAAGTGGTTCTGATGGATTTCCAGAACCAGaccagggaaaggaaaggaaaagtgaTTCTCAAAAGAGGAAACACTAAGGAAAAAGGTCTGAAAACAGTGACACCTGCAGTTTCAAGGCTGGTGAGAAATCCACAGTGCGGGGAGCAGAAGCAAGTGCAGTGAGGAATAGGAGtcaggagggagaaggaagaggaaggtggGAGAGCACAGGCATGCCAGCACCCCCAGGAGGAGCACCCCACGAGGAGGTCATTTTACCATAAACGTGTACACTGGGATGATTGAAGCTGAACTCAAGAACTAATTTCTTGAGATCACCATTTCTGATCTCATTTGAGATCCCcgtttctttttctcctgttaCCCCCTGCACTTGGCTCCAGGGTGCTGTCCATGCCCATCAAGAAGTCCTCAAGCCATCTTGTGCAGTCTCCCATTGAGATGTAATGGAAGGACATGGTCATATCCTTGTCATTCTCCcacttttctttcatctttctggcTCCAGGATGAACCGTTGTCCACATTCTCTTCTCTGAGTCAAAGAGGAGGAAGATCTGTCCATCGAAACTGAACTGCCAAGATCCACTGCTGTGTCCTTCGGCTTTCTGCTCACAAGACATCCTGGCCTGCAGGGTGAGGGGTTTTGCCCCCATCAGAGAGAGATCAGCTCTGGTCTTGACAAATTTTGCACCCCCATCCTGTTCCCCTTACAATTTCCTGGCCTTACTCTCTCTGCTACATCTTGGCCTTGCCTCTAGACTCTTGAGGGGTAAGATGACCttcccatttgtattttttttttttttttgagaaagggtctcgctctgtcacccaggctggatggagtgcagtggcgcgatctcggctcactcagcctccagagtagctgggactacaggtgcccgctaccatacccggctaattttttgtatttttagtacacacagggtttcactgtgctaaccaggatggtctcgatctcttgacctcatgatctgcctgcctcagcctcccaaaatgctgggattacaggcttgagccaccacacctggcttttttttttttttttttttgagacaaagtctcactctgttgcccaggctggagggcagtggcaccacctcggctcactgcagcgtctgcctgctgggttcaagggatcctcctgcctcagcctcccaagttgctgggattacaggcatgcaccaccatgcctggctaatttttgcatttttggtagagacagtgtttcaccatgttggtcaggctggtctcgaattcctgacattgtgatcggcccacctctgcctcacaaagtgctgggactacaggcgtgagccaccgtgcccaggacccttttgtatttttacatgaAAACTATAAATGCCTCTAACCTACCACTGTATCTGCTCCCTGCTGTCCTGGGCCATCTGAAACTTACCCTTGGGTGTGTAATTCTCCAGCTGAATGTCAAGCAGTTGCTCTGTAAGTATGTCCACCACCTCTCTCAGTACTGGGTTCTGTGCTTTCCAGGCCTTTGTGACATTTAGTTTATTCCCCAGGGGACTGACGGGTGTGACTGTCTTGTTGCCACAGTCATAGTGAAGAAAAGTCTTTTTATCCACCTGGTCTTGAACCGCACACCACCATGGTCCTGGTCTGAATTTAGGGATGACGGTGATGTCATAGCAAAGAGAGTGAGGGTCTGTGGAGAAAGGCAGgtgaggggtgggtggggagaaaAAGACCCCTAGTTAGCCCCCCTCCACGCTGTGTCAATAAGAGGATGCCTCTGGCGGGCTGggctggcccaggaaggagtgccCCCTCCAGAACTGTGGTGTCTACAAGTTTAAGGCGAGTGCTCGCCCCTTGCATGaggacaagg
This DNA window, taken from Pan paniscus chromosome 5, NHGRI_mPanPan1-v2.0_pri, whole genome shotgun sequence, encodes the following:
- the RAET1L gene encoding UL16-binding protein 6, which translates into the protein MAAAAIPALLLCLPLLFLLFGWSRAGRDHPHSLCYDITVIPKFRPGPWWCAVQDQVDKKTFLHYDCGNKTVTPVSPLGNKLNVTKAWKAQNPVLREVVDILTEQLLDIQLENYTPKEPLTLQARMSCEQKAEGHSSGSWQFSFDGQIFLLFDSEKRMWTTVHPGARKMKEKWENDKDMTMSFHYISMGDCTRWLEDFLMGMDSTLEPSAGAPLAMSSGTTQLRATATTLILCCLLIILPCFILLGI